DNA sequence from the Ctenopharyngodon idella isolate HZGC_01 chromosome 14, HZGC01, whole genome shotgun sequence genome:
CAATTTTCTATTAAGATGTTTTGTTGAGGAAAAATGACTGGAAAAGTGTAAAGAAACGTGAAGTTCTGAAAATAAAGTAGTTTAAAACCACAATTAACAGTCTGGTTTCTACAACTCTCACATAGGAGCAAAAATCTGCCCTTaaacttgaaataaataaatatttaaaatttgacattattgtgataattatcgatatcgactGATATGAAATTTTAtggtaattattttatttttcatcattgTATGCAAATTTTGTGGATGCAGCTTTGTGAACTTCTATATTGATAATGACAAGATCAGTCTGTATTCCTCCATATTCTCCTGCTGACTTGTTTTGTGGTGTTCTGCTGGCCGTAGGTCTACACCAGGAGCCGTTAGCTGTCCTGTTTGCATGGATGCTTATTCAGAGGTAAGTTATTATGTGCGCAACTAAAGTAAATAATCATATATGCAGTTCATTTAAGCCCAAAATATTCTTTGTTCGACACATGTGAATTACAACAACTCTGTTGAGAGAATGTTACGTCATTGCCCAGCTCGTGAGCAGTCTCTCTCCACGAGTTATAACCAGTTGTACAAATGTGGGTACTTTCCGCCCTCTTTGCACAGTCTCTCATCCATGTAGCTATTCATTGTTGTTGTAGCTGGCACACATTTCTCTCTGTTCCatgtttctttgactaccttgtgaatcaaAGGTCCTTGTGGACAAACTAATTGGTGAGAAAAATACAATGCACATGTGCAGATTGTGTGTAAAGAGAAAAATCAGGCTACACACATACAGAATGCGCAGACCCTAGATATACGTGtaaataataaagtatactttgggctttatatggttaattcaccccaaaatgaatgctgtcatcatttaaggCCGATTGACCCTTtgctgggagtttgattgacaggcgatctaaccaatcataatgccgaaTCCGCCGTTTTATCctacaaagcagtcaggggagttagcagattaacgtcggtggacttgaatttgaaaaatggtgtgtactgacgccTTTCCATGATTGAAAGGACATTCCTTCttatgttcatgtttatttgatgctataaaattaactagtaggaagagattaTTGGTTCACAACCCACTTGAACTGAGgagctacagcgatctgtcacgacacattaaagagccacaaaatggtatttgttttaaatttattttaaaaattacaaaatttgacactTTGAGCTTTGAGCTTTCAGTTTGAGCTTTGTATTTGCCGATTGAACATGTTGAATTGCCGTTTGTCGGGTTgtggaatgtctgagaagtgacgTACTGCGATTTTCCACATTGGTTGGTGTCTGATGATGCAGTGTTAATTGGCCTTTTTGAATAATTTgagaatcattttatttttgtttaaaattgagATCACGGTTCTCCCATGATCTgggacaactaaacaaaataaaatgtgcagtctatttaaaaatatttaattaatttcaattctttctttttttttttttttttttaaatatcagtttgaatgaacaatttaatgactcgctcataaagacccACTGGTGAACAAAGTAATTGATACAGtctttattttaagcattaagttactttcaaagggtgatttactctattttgatcactactGTAGATATCAAACCATAATCCTTTATTCCCAGTACTTCTGGGGTCATTTGAATTTttgcaacacagaaataatgatgctgtgtggttgaaaagactgtttgtgaagctgtttcatgaCAGCTGCTCTCTCTTAATCTTTTCtcttcattcatcagctggaaacttTTCAACATTCCTCTATGCCGTTATCATTATGGTGTGAACTCtgttattcttttacatttaaaacaatttttagaaCTGTATCGTTatccttggtgtgaaagggcctttaatGATGAACCGTTTTGATTTTGGATGAAATGATTTAATTGAACTAAATATTTCTTTTAGTCTATAGCATAATGTATTTCTCTGGTTAAATTAAAATGTCTGACTTTGTAAATGCATCTTTGATCCCATTTCCAGATCATTGACAGTGGTCGGCTCATGGTCTCCACAAAGTGCGGCCACCTTTTCTGCAGTCAGTGCATCCGCGACTCTCTCAGCCGAGCTCACAGCTGCCCTACATGTAGAAAGAaactcacacaaaaacaatatCACCCAATATATATCTAATGGTAAGACGAGCAACTTGCTGAGATCAGCTGAATGCATCTCAAATGTTCTGCAGTTTGTTCTCATCAAACAACTGCACAGCTCCATGTTTCCACTGGCTGTTTCGTATTTTACACATCAGTGCCAAGATGATATTtggcacaaaaaacaaataaaaaaacatgattctGTTGAAACTGAAAGGGCACTTAGTCTAGGattaagtatttttaaattgtgaatACAAACACTGTTTTGAAGTTCTGGAGAATTGGAATATATACTGACATTGAGTAGTCTGGGTTTGAGGTCTTGGctgctataataataatataatttaatttttttttgtcatttaagtTTGTAGTATTGAGTAAAATGGTTAAAGTTAGGGTCCAGGTTGAACTAAACATGAGTGACCAACCATCACAGTATCATTTAGTGAAATTAGTTTAGTCTTGAGATCAAAATGGCTCACTGCTGTGGTGGTctctattctttttttttagtaaaatttGTCAGTGAAATTTGTGAGCTTTTAGTCAATGGTGTGCACCGATGGACAACACTGAGGTCGCACTCCCCCTGTACCTGCTCTCATTTATTCGTATAGCCTTAGTGCCAGACTTGCTAGCTTTAACTGTCACTCACAGTTAACTTGTCTTTCATTATCTCTTTATTTGATGGGAATTAATATTTAGATTCATTATCTGTCATCAAGTGTATTGTTGCATTCTTATTCATTTTTGAAGGAACAATGGATGCTGGTCAAGACTGCGTAAATGTGTCGTTCTGGCAGTGGGTGACTAAAGCTAGCAAGGCTTGTTTGCCAACTTTACATGTTAAATGttgatatttgtatatattttcatgtataaaggACCTGTAAGAGGCGTTAGTATTGTAAAGAccataacatttatttcattaaacgTTTTGATCACtgattgtgtattttatttcatggggtttaaaacaatttaaaaaggtTAGTTAACACAAAAATggtatttctgtcattaattacttaccctcatgttcgaaacccgtaagaccttcattcaccttcagaacacaaattaagatatttttgatgaaatccgagaacgtatttaccacattcaaggttcagaaaagtattaaagacattgttaaaataaaaaagcaaaaatgacttttttttttttttttttttttttttattccatcaTTCTCCTATGCATTtgatgtagtaaacacagtgcagcgcttccaggttctacatcagaacgccggctcattattggccagctatagcctcagcatcacatgcatgcgtcgtgctgctcatgtcaATACTGAGCTAATACTGGctaatactgagctggcgttctgactatacattaaaggattagttcacttctgaatatatttctttaaaaatacattatatatatatatatatatatatatatatatatataataaatataaatatgaccgattgttttgctagataagacccttattcctcatctgggatcgtgtagagccctttgaagctgcactgaaactgacatttggaccttcaacccgttgaaccccactgaagtccactatatggagaaaaatcctggaatgttttcctcaaaaaccttaatttcttttcgacttaAAGACGTGAACAtcttcattcagaaatgaactaatcctttaaggttgaaccactgtaaccatgttgactattttaacaatgtcttcaatacttttctggaccttgaatgtggtaattgcgttgctttctattggggatcagaaacctctcggatttcatcaaaaatatcttcatttatgttacgaagatgaatgaatatcttacaggtgtggaatgacatgaggatgagtaattaatgacagaaattcgttttcgggtgaactaaccctttaagttttttaaataactaattTTCTTGGGTTTCTTGTGTTCCGTACttgctttaaaggaatagttcaaccCAAAAAATGaccttttctttcttctgttaaacacaaaagaagatattttgaagaatgttggtaaccagaccgttgacagtagccattgacttccatagtaggaagaaaaaaatactacagaagtcaatggctaccgtcaactgtttgattaccaacattcttcaaaatatcttctcttgtgttcaacagaagaaagaaactcatacaggtttggagcaacttgagggtgagtgaatgatgacagaattttcatttttgggtgaactatcactctAACCTATTAAAGAAATacagtagttcacccaaaaatgaatattctgtcatcatttactcaccctcatgtggttccaaacctgtacaactttcttctgtggattgcaattagatattttaaaaggcagtggggtccaaacaatggatgatgacagaattgccATCAAATTTGGGTcatttattcctttaaaaagCAACTGGAACTGAGCTGGATGTTAGAATTCAACGACACGAAAACCAATCGCTGCCAGGGAGGAATGGATGATTTATTGCAATTAGTCATTTTCAGACACAAAGGCTTTCCAACTCAAGAACAACATACGTACCTGTACAAAAACACACTTGTTACCAAGAAACGtaaatctgaataaaattgTGAGAACACGCAAACAGCAAAGGGAACAAACAGAGGATGCAGAGGAGGATGGTTGTGGCAATGATGAAGAGTAGAACACGGTGGATTTCTAAGCCAATTTAAGCACCATATTCATGTTATAGGAAAGGCAGAACAAAATACCTTTGAATGTATGACTTAAGTTTAACATGGGTACACACATGAGAATAATCATCACAGTATTTTTTCATTAGACATTTTAACCAACTAAAGAAAATAACAGTTGGTGCACTACTTAGTCATCATGCAATTTACTTTAGTAAACCTTCTGTAACACAGACAAAATAGACTTCAATATGTAGAAGAACTTCATAGATTTCTGCCAAACAGCAATTGTCACAAAGCCTGGAAAGTAATTATAGAATCTTTGAATGTGAGGTCACCTATCAaaaataatatgctgattttttattttctttatatatttaaagtgcAAGTATTTTATCCATTTGATTCAATGCTTTCTGTAAGTATAaaatacaaaggaaaaaaaaacggCAATATGCTTTTTCCTATATATATTTCCTGTGCATATAGGAATACATATATAGGAATCTTgtgcatatttatatatatatatatatatttatatatatgctatctttttttaataaagaggCGCATCATATGTAACAAaccatatatacacacacatcacaggtcatatatatatttttaagtacaaCACATTTGATAGGGAATAAAAAGGAAATGGTTGGTGGGATATGTGAATACCCTCCTTGTGCATTGACCCTCGATGCAGGACCCCTCCCAGACAGTCTGCTTAATACGCAAAACGCTCACAGTTACATGCTAAGCAGGTCGAAGCCTTGAGCTTGTGAGACCGAAGGATTGTGAAGTATGAGAACTAACCCAAGTTCGTGACTGGCCGTGGTTTAACAGGGAAGGGGATCCGTATAATCACacacgcacgcgcacacacacacacacacatttcatgaGATTAACACGTAGCTCAAGTTAAAAGGTCGCGATTCGCTCTTCGTATATTGGAAAATGCAGATACGCAAGGGCTTTAAACTGTCTGTGCAGCTCCGTTAGTTCACAAATACACGCTCCACTCATTAAGGTCAGGTGACGTTAGAATCGGCACCACTAATTGGAGAATAGACTAAAATAGAGTCAGAGTACCATCTTATTTTTTTGTCCCCACAGCCTGTTGTGCATCAAACCAATACTGGTCTTTGCTGGTGGAGAGCTCAAACACTATTAGATGAACGTTACAAGAAATTCTTGGCTGAATGCTGCCACCTGGACAGGATTGAGCCATTTAGTACCCAATAGCACCTTCACGTTTGACTTAAAACATGTGCTCGTTCCATCGAGGGCTTCATCTGAGAGCAAAAGCGGCGTGTTTTTGCAGATTTGCATTGTTTTGCTCTAGGAAACACCCTTCAGTGTTACTTCCAGTTTCGATTCCTTCAGATTTCGTACTGTGGCACACATTGAACAGTTTTCGCAATCGGATCAGGGCAGTGATAGGAAAAAAGATTTGCTTACCGGTCTCAGAGGAAAAGAAATATTACAGTGTACAAATGGACTTAAAATAGCCCCTACAAGCGAAGCATGGCGTTTCAGATTCAGAAGAGTCTTGAAGAGATGCAAGGGCATATCGAGCGAGACAAAGTGCCTATGTATGCTTTAATATTGTGCAGTGGTAAACAAGAGACTAAACGCTCCACAGGAATAATGTCAGCCTTGATCCCCCCCATAGACTTCCTCGTGTGCTTAGCACGAAACGGGTCTTTAGCATGGGGGTCTGTGGCTGGAAACCCCCAAACTGTCTGTAGGCTGGTGGCTTTACTAGATACAAAGGTCTTGTTTTTACAAAACCCCACATATCCGAGTATTTGTGATGTCTGGGTCTGACAGCAACAGGCTTTTCACCGCATGTCTCAGCAATACTAGTGAGCTGGCTTACATCAAGAGGGTTTGAGAAAAAAGGTCTTTATCCTAAACAACATTCTTcagatattttataaaataaatagttatGAATATCTCTGACTGAAGCATTGTGCATTTAACATTGGctaaaatcaaaaaatcaaacaagaatACATATATTAGAAAATGAGTATTAAACTACTCCAACCACCAAGAAGTGACTACGTCGATATTTTGAGGTCACACCGAAGGGGAGCAGATTTGCCGCCGTATGCGCGGGTGCTTTCAGACGGTCCCTGTTTGCGGTGACCAGTTAGGTTGCTAGAACAAACCCCTCAACTTTGACTTGGGCAGTCAAAAAGGTACGTTTAATACGCAGAGAAATGTTTCAGTTAGAGCGAGCCTCATgcgtaattttatttttattttttgtaatttaaggGGACGAGTATCCACACACACAGAATGCCGATGTCGAGCAAGATTCAATCACCTTGCAAAATCTTACCCCCCGGGACCCCAAGAGGTAGCCATCTGTAATGCCTGTTCAAAAACATCACATTATCATCTAGATACTAAAAATAGTATTTCTGGAAGTTAACATTGTAATCAATTGGATTAGAAGACTAGCTTCACAAAGAGTACAACAAATGTTCAACTTAACCATTTATAGCTTCGGTTACATAATATGATATGTGAAAATTTGaaagacatttaaatagttAGCTCAACATCATAAAGTGATTTTTAGGATTTCTAATCAGGCGTTGAAAAGAGTATCCATTATAATGTCGTTTAGCCAATAGTTTCGCTTTGGGGGCCCAAAGGGGGACCTGATCCTGCAGGGGGACTGAATTTTGCACAACATCGCCATTGGCACACAGCCTACAATATATTGCACACGATACTGAAATGTTAGCACTGTAACTTTAGTGAGAAAAGTAAAATCTCAAGGTGCGATGTGACGAGGTTGACAACAAACGAATTCAGCAACTGATAAGTAAGACCGGCAGAAAAAAATCCCACGAACGGGGATATTAGCAccatacaaaaaaaatcatacaggctACTGCCTCGGCCGTAAGTCTActaatataggcctacattagCATAACGCTGGGCTGTAGCGAGAAACATTTGTACAACTTTATTacgctgtttttgttttttttgttttttttgttttttacacgcagctttttctttttttaactgtgttatttttttaaatgaattgaattttttttatacgGAGCACAAGGAGCAGACCTCCACCGCCTTTAGGTGACTACTGCTGTATTCACATCGTGTCGGAATTACTGCAATTATACGCTTTTCATCATTTGGAAATTTTGCCATCAACGACAAAACCGCACACGAGTTTTGCCATGAAAATCCAAGTAATTACGATACGACGTGAACGTAGCACGTCCATGTTTACGTCAGCGCTGTTTGATTATGACATCATCGTTCTTTTCCCGGCAACGTGGAGGGCCGAGAGCCCCGTGCGCCTCTTCCTTTGATTGGCTTGTCGAAGAAGTCATCGAAGAAGCACCACGAGTGGTACAGCAACAATGCCGTTGTGACCCCGAACgacaaagaaagacaaacagcgATCAGAAAGAAAATGATCGGACACGTAAAGCATGTAAACGTGTGGAGAATATAAGGCACCAGAGTTGTTTTTTGACGTTGTAGAGGATGCTCCGCGCAGGTATTAACGCAACTCACACTAGTGGACAACTCCTTTTTGAGTACCCCCCCCTCCCACCCCatcccaaaaaaacaaaacaaagaaaaattcCCACAGAAAACGTGGGCAATTTCATAAGGATCTAAGTACATCTGATTCACAAAATCATAGTTTGTATATCTAAGTTAGCACTTCAATGAAACCGTCTGCCCAAATGTCAGTGGGCATGGTGCAACAGGGTTCGTATTTAACAGGAACAAGCGTCAACCGGTCGTTTTAGCAATGCCTTCGCTGTGCGGCTACCGAAGTTCACATTGCATGACGCGTGCAAACACTCATTTGCTTCGTGTATAGCGTTAAAATGAGCAAACAACACCTAGTTTTCCTCATAtgcatttaaaggtgcactcatttatattttagtttaagttagaCTTTATAAATTTATTCTGGAAATGAAAGTGTCAATAAGATTGAGTTTATGTAGATAATttggctggtcatgtgatctcatcATGGCGGCCCCCACGATACAATCAGcgtaaaacttttaaatgatggaaaaatgagtgagtgcacctttaagtcGAATCAGAAGGGGTGACATCCGTTTATGTAAATTGAATATTCTGACAAGAGTGCATGTTGAAATATACACGGCACTCCTTAATCATTGTATCTTCACTTCTGATGTCCGTTTGCATGTTGAACCTTTGGTTCAAATGGTTCCTAAATAATAGCTTTTGTGCTGGAAGTCAAGCActaataattcaaatatatatttcttcctCTTTGTCAATTTGCACCATTGGAAATagttacactgcaaaaaaaaaaaaaaaaaagaaaaaagaaaaaaaaaaaaaagaaaagaaagattttccatcttgttttccagtaaaatacccttaaaacaaatatacttGACAAGCAGAACTGTACAAGACGAGTTAGAGTGGGGTCACTTGCTCTAATAAGCAACAAGCTAGATTTACGTCACTCGCTTTGCATGCTCTTGTTAAAACCCCCAGTGTGCATGCTGAATATCAGCAGCATTTTCCCCTCACtttgtagtttttattaagaaagtacattttaaaatctgcaAAAAACACACTGCGTCATCAAGTTGGCCACATGATTGACAGGTGTCAGTTCTGACGTGTTTAGAAAGCTTGTATTACAGCTGACCCCACTCATGTGTCAACTATCACACAGGACGAATGTTTATATAAAGTGTAATTTTACCATTGACTAGGTATGTTCTTTTGTTTCCAGTACTGACATTCTTTGCTGTGTGTCATGAGTGGTATGAATAAAATTGTGCACACTGCTGGGTTTTTCTTAAAAcgatacttatatatatatatatatatatatatttgtactggaaaacaagaggATTTCGCAGTGCATAAGAGCTTGGATGTGTCACACACGTGGGTAAAGCGGGATATACACACACTCCTGCACCATCCTGGACACGGTTCATACATGTTGTCGATAGCAGCGTCTTACTGTTAAATGGTGGGTAAGTGGGTAACTTCCGGCGATGAGTGAAGAGATGCAACTGTTGAGTCTGTGAAGGTTGTGTGTGTAGAGCGATCCCATATTACAGTAACGTCTGATTATCATGTCATTCGTTCTGTGCACATGTATATATATGCTATGCATTAGTCCTCGTCCCCGTCGTCCTCGTGCAGGCCCTCCGGTAGCATCTCGCGCGCCCTCCGCTCTCGGCTCCGCTCCTGGATCTTCTTCATCTCGTCCGCGTACTTGCAGAAGGTCGTGCCGAATTTGGACCACACTTTGCAGGGCACGGTGATGGAGTTGCGGTAGGTTGGCTTCACCTCGCTCACCCGCATGAAGACGCCGTACTTGTTGGATCCCACGTCGAAGAAGAAGCGCTTGTTGTCCACTGTCAACGACGTGCCCTCGGGCAGCTCCGCGGGGTCCTCGTCCACGCCGAAGTCGTCGATGAGTTTGGCCAACGCGTCGCGGAACTCGATGAGTCCCTGGGCCGGAAGAGCGATAGTCTGGCCTTGCGAGGTTCCCAGGCCGGGCCCGCGATTGACGGTCTGTCGGATCCGGAGAAACCGCCCCCTCTGGTTCTCCTTCAGATCCATGTAGTACTTTCGATTCTCCCGCACCAGGAACTCGCTCTTAAGCGCCCTCCTGGGCTCGTCCTGCACAATGTCGGGGTTGCTGGGGCCCAGCTGGGCGTAGTGCTCGATGAAGTCTCCCAGGTAGTCGCGGAACTCCACGGCGACGGACATGGAAAGAGTCAGGCGGCTCTTGTTTCCGCCGGCCCCGACCTCTGCAATCTTCAGAAAGCGGCCTTTGGCGTTCTGCTTCACGTCCAGATAGAAGCGTTTGTTCTGAATGTCGACCCGCTTCGAGGCGAGCTCCTCCGTATCGTGCTGGAGCCGCGATGCGGCGCCCGGGTGCATCGGGCCGGCGCCGGGGCCTGTGGCAAATCCACCCTGCTCACTTCCACTGTCTCTGTCCGCCATGATGCAGCCTCCCCGCGTACCTTCTCTCTCGTCTCCCTCAGCCCTGCTGCAAAAGCGACTGCTGCTGAGCGACCGCCGAACTCTCGCGAGATCTGCTGCCAGAGACTCTTTCTGAAGGAGGAGACGACAACCTCAGCGTCCGTTGGGCGAAGCGTAACGGTCAACTTGGATCAGGTAAGcaacaaacacatgaaaaacaAGCAATAAAATAATCGAAGATGGTTACAGTAAATGAAATTCTGAAGTTAACTAAAGCCTGTTATATTATCTTATCGGTATTGCACCACAGAATAGTTTTAGAGTATTTTAGAGTTCTTTTATTCCAATATAGGCTACATCAAGgtctttttttttggaaacaaaaatatgtatatagtttttaaaattacatatgAATGTGAAAATGATCTATTTTTAAAGAgtcaccaaacaaaacaaaaaacaaaacaaaactaaaagcCTGTAAGACAATCACATATTAGCACTGACGTCTTTGAATGGCTTGAGGAGTTTTACAACATTCGGTAAACATTTATGGATACATTAATGTATAAATACACCTCTCataaaattgtcttttttatataaaacatttttggtaGCAGACTCGgctgtcattttattttgtgtcagGATGTTTCTACAGAAAAAGCAGTTTGTTCAGCATCAACTTCTCCACTGAATTTCATTGAATGGGCTCTTTTAGCTCATCTTGAAGTCTCCCTCTGGTAGAGGAGCTCTATTTCTGCAGTCCGTGAGATTCTTCAGATTAGGAGTGTGTTCGTAAAAGTCATATGAGCGTTAAGATTGCGCATAGAGCAGTACACTTCTTCATTAAGTCATTTGGAAGTTGTGTGTGCGCTTTGTTGCCATTCGCGTTGTTTATCTCGTTTTCTCGTTGTTTATGTAGATTATCTCTCGTATTCTCGTGGCTCGTGtgcatttgtgtatgtgtgtgagagagataaaGACATTGAGTCTCGAAAGAATAAgctaataaataacaataattagcaTGTTGGTGTTTTATTGCTGTTATATCATATATTCTTTTGCATTTATCTTGTTACACTCTTAGTAGGCTTTATAGGCGAAGTATGCgcaattaattgtaaaaatgtgacCGTTCACACTACagtttaaaacaaatacattgtAAGATTACATAATCACAGACAAAATGACAGGCTTGGTGATAGTAATGATGGAATCATGGGCAGTCACAGCTGTTTGCGGttcagcaccacggacagcGACAGCGCCGCGCCCACAGTGGGCTTGTGAGCACGTGACTTTTCCGCCTAATTAtgtat
Encoded proteins:
- the purab gene encoding transcriptional activator protein Pur-alpha, with amino-acid sequence MADRDSGSEQGGFATGPGAGPMHPGAASRLQHDTEELASKRVDIQNKRFYLDVKQNAKGRFLKIAEVGAGGNKSRLTLSMSVAVEFRDYLGDFIEHYAQLGPSNPDIVQDEPRRALKSEFLVRENRKYYMDLKENQRGRFLRIRQTVNRGPGLGTSQGQTIALPAQGLIEFRDALAKLIDDFGVDEDPAELPEGTSLTVDNKRFFFDVGSNKYGVFMRVSEVKPTYRNSITVPCKVWSKFGTTFCKYADEMKKIQERSRERRAREMLPEGLHEDDGDED